The genomic DNA GTCGAACTGGCGGCGGCTCGCCGACCGCGTCGCCACGGCGACGGCGGCTCCCGACTGGGAAGCACGCGTGCTGGCGACCAACCGGATGGACGCGGTGTTCCTCACCAACGACTTCGACGACCCGCTTGCGGGGTTCGACACCGCGACCTACGTCCCCTGCCTGCGCGTCGACGAGCTGGTGTTCCACACCGGCAAGCCGGGCGTGCTCGACCGCCTCGAGCGCGCCAGCGCCACGGCGGTCGGCGACCGGGACGGCGTCCATCGGGCGCTCGGGGCCCTCGCCGAGCGCTTCGTGCGCCGCGGGGCCCGCGCGGCGGCGATCTCGCTGCCCCCCGACTTCCGCCCCGGTGCCCCGGACGCAACGGCCGCCGAGCGCGCCCTCGCGGTCGTCCGGCGCGAAGGGCCGTTAGCGCCGGCGGCGGACCGCGCGATCCTCGCCGCCGACCTGTTCTGGCGCGTCGCCGAATGCTGCGACGCCGTCGGGCTCCCGTTCGACCTGATGATCGGCGTCCGCCGGGCCGTGTACCCCGGCGGCGTGTACCAGGGGCAGGACCTGCTCGACGGGCGGCTGTCGTTGGCCGACTACGCGCCGCTGTTCAACGCCTTCCCGCGCGTCCCCTTCCCGGTGTCGGTGCTGTCGCACCCGCTCAACCACGAACTGGTCGCCTTTTCCTGGATCTTTCCCAACGTCTTCCCGTTCGGCCACTGGTGGTATGCCAACACCCCGGCCGTGATCGAACGCGACCTCGAGCAGCGGCTCGAGGCGGTGCCGCGGACGAAGCTCCTCGGCTACTACAGCGACATGTACAAGCTCGAGTTCGGCTACCCGAAATTCGCGATGTTCAGGCGTGTGCTCGCCCGCGTGCTGGCGCGGCGCTTCGTGGGGGAGCGCGGCTGGAGTGAGGACGCGGCGGTCGACCTCGGCCTCGACGTCCTGGTGCGCAACACGCGGCGCGTCTTCTATCCGGCCGCGTCCTGAATCAGCCCGTGGCCAGATCGCCGCGCGGGCGCCGGGCGGCCCACGGGCCGGCAGCCGTCAGTCGCCGCGCGTGAGGCCGGCGATCGCCAAT from Planctomycetota bacterium includes the following:
- a CDS encoding amidohydrolase, giving the protein MSDPVAAAILDRLAVATFVDPHSHIDPHAPAARSLADILGYHYYTELVHSAGVPRGEIEGEGLSAEPRVERLVAGLAPLSNTIQHAWLMEIARDLFGFDEPVLDRSNWRRLADRVATATAAPDWEARVLATNRMDAVFLTNDFDDPLAGFDTATYVPCLRVDELVFHTGKPGVLDRLERASATAVGDRDGVHRALGALAERFVRRGARAAAISLPPDFRPGAPDATAAERALAVVRREGPLAPAADRAILAADLFWRVAECCDAVGLPFDLMIGVRRAVYPGGVYQGQDLLDGRLSLADYAPLFNAFPRVPFPVSVLSHPLNHELVAFSWIFPNVFPFGHWWYANTPAVIERDLEQRLEAVPRTKLLGYYSDMYKLEFGYPKFAMFRRVLARVLARRFVGERGWSEDAAVDLGLDVLVRNTRRVFYPAAS